ACTGGATGGCTAGCAGGCAGTTCGAGCTGTACATGCTGCATACAATGCCTTTGTGTGTCAGGATTAACTAGTATAATCTAATCCCTTACTTGGGAGATCTATGGTGCATTCTAAAAAGAGTCCCTGTTATTGAAAATAGAGAgctccaacttttcaaacatGAATGTCTATAGATACTTTGTGAGTAAACCTAAATTGTAAAAATatacattttgttttttatgtagGAAAAGGACAAGCGAGCGGCATTTCAGAAAGTCTGCAAGAACTTCAGGTTAATCCCTTTTTGTTTGCTCATgtttcctttaaattttaaaattttaatttcagtGGGTCTAACTTTTTCATTAAATTAAACACATGCAGACCTGTCATGCACTACTTTTTCTTGGAGAGATTCTTCCGACCTGCTGATTGGTTTGAGAAGAGACTCTCTTACTCACGAAGTGTGGCAGCTAGTTCAATGGTGGGCCTTGTTTTACTATCTTTGCTTTGTACCTGATATTTCGAATTTCAGCTTCATGAATTGTTGCTTTGAACAATCTTCGTATtatgacccacctggtttttttttttttttttttttttttttttttttgctagattAAAACAAACTCTTGAAAAGGTGATGGAGTACTTACATGATGAATCGCACTTTATATGATGTTATGGAATCATACTTCCACCGACTGTTTTTGATTATTTATCTTGATTCATTTCAACTGCAAATAAGAAGTTCCATGCGGATACATAGATATGCGAACATAAACATCAGACTTTTTTCTTCATCGAAGAGCCTATTTTTACTGAGCTTCATTTCATTCTTGCATCTTTCTGGTTCTATCTTTTGCAGTTTGACGAAAAATTCATCTCTCTTAGAAAAACATCTGAAGTGTTGAAACGTCATACTGGTCTTTTGACTCTTTCCTAATATTATAACTGTTATCATGGGTCCTACTTCCTAGAGTGAGGGCTAATATTAGAATAGATGTGTTTGAGTTGTGGTTTCCATATATCGTGTGCTGGCTTCTGAGAAGCCATACTCAATTAAAGCTTCAATTATTTCATGGATGGACCCATTAGCAGATACcattttcatttgaaaattttgcaaTCTATTGTGCTTCTGCATGTGAGCAGGTGTATAATCAACTCCAATGGGTCTAGCACTGAAAACATTTGCTTTGGATTCAGGTTGGTTACATCGTTGGACTTGGAGATCGACATTCAATGAATATTCTCATTGATCAAGCCACTGCAGAAGTAGTTCACATTGATCTTGGTGTTGCCTTTGAGCAGGGTCTAATGCTCAAAACACCAGAGCGGGTTTGTCTATTTTGTGCCTAATTCTTCATCTGTCCCTTGATTtttctcttggacatcctaggTGGATTGCTCTTCATAACCATGAGTTCTTTTGACCATCTTTGGCAGGTTCCATTTAGGCTTACAAGAGACATCATAGATGGTATGGGAGTCACTGGTGTGGAGGGTGTTTTCAGAAGATGTTGCGAGGAAACTCTCTCTGTTATGAGGGCAAATAAGGAAGCACTGCTTACTATCATTGAAGTAAGATCAGCATGCAAAATATTACCTGTAATAAGAAATTGTCAAtcatttctatttcttaatAAGAGATGGATACTGCTTTGCAGGTTTTTATCCATGACCCACTTTATAAATGGGCTCTCTCCCCTCTGAAGGCTTTGCAGCGTCAAAAGGTAAGTTGAAAACTTGACTTCTGGTGGGTGAATTATATTTGTGTTGGGCTCTGGTCTCCTGCATGATCCGCCTTGGAAGGCCTTCCTAGGTGGCCCtaatatctgccacatggcagattaGGTGGGATCCAAATTTGGTGGGCAGGTAAGGCATAGGGTCTCCTACTCACATGTAAAGTTTCAGCTACAATGGTGGTTGCCACATGGTGAAATAAAGTtctaaaaatcaattaaaaaatagttgaaattttttgaagaaatggtTGAAAATAAATGGAGGCTGAAAATAGAAGTGAAAATGCCAACAAATGGGTGGTATATAATTGAATTTGGCTCTGAAATTTGATGAGTGGCCAATTGTAACTGCAACTTGTTTATTCCCATGTGACCTGTTTTTCTTACTCTATGTCAGGAAACAGACGATGTTATTGACTCAAGTTTGCAAGAGTCACAAGATGTATATGAAGGGAACAAGGATGCAGCACGTGCATTGATGCGTGTCAAACAAAAGCTAGATGGGTATGAAGAGGGTGAAATGAG
This genomic interval from Telopea speciosissima isolate NSW1024214 ecotype Mountain lineage unplaced genomic scaffold, Tspe_v1 Tspe_v1.1143, whole genome shotgun sequence contains the following:
- the LOC122648441 gene encoding serine/threonine-protein kinase ATM-like; translation: MHYFFLERFFRPADWFEKRLSYSRSVAASSMVGYIVGLGDRHSMNILIDQATAEVVHIDLGVAFEQGLMLKTPERVPFRLTRDIIDGMGVTGVEGVFRRCCEETLSVMRANKEALLTIIEVFIHDPLYKWALSPLKALQRQKETDDVIDSSLQESQDVYEGNKDAARALMRVKQKLDGYEEGEMRSVHGQVQQLIQDAIDPERLCQLFPGWGAWL